The following are from one region of the Microbacterium sp. cx-55 genome:
- a CDS encoding MFS transporter, which translates to MTAPSVLPLGERLDDLPFTRKHLKVLTGSGLGWALDAMDVGIISFVIAVLAQQWDLVPAETSLIASIGFVGMAVGASVGGLLADRFGRRQVFAVTLLVYGIATGASALVGGLAALLVLRFIVGLGLGAELPVASTYVSEFAPARMRGRLVVLLEAFWAIGWTAAALIGYFVIPASADGWRWAFALGAVPAVYALIVRWGLPESPRWLASRGRYTEADDIVTALERSAGHLSTSPPLVVAPVAPAASARDRLAALWAPGLGRRTASLWIVWFCVNFSYYGAFIWIPTILVSQGYDLVRSFGFTLLITLAQLPGYLVAAWAIERWGRRITLVVFLAGSAVSAVLFGVSSGEVMVIVTGMSLSFFNLGAWGALYAVTPETYPTPLRATGSGWAAGIGRIASILAPLSVPPLLALGGAPLLFVVFAAFFVIAGAATFGLADRRGRALDEQSPALS; encoded by the coding sequence ATGACTGCTCCTTCCGTGCTGCCGCTCGGCGAACGACTCGACGACCTTCCCTTCACCCGCAAGCATCTGAAGGTGCTGACCGGGTCGGGTCTCGGCTGGGCGCTCGATGCCATGGACGTCGGCATCATCTCGTTCGTGATCGCCGTGCTCGCCCAGCAGTGGGACCTCGTGCCGGCGGAGACGAGCCTGATCGCGTCGATCGGGTTCGTGGGGATGGCCGTGGGAGCGAGCGTCGGGGGTCTCCTCGCCGACCGGTTCGGTCGACGGCAGGTCTTCGCTGTGACCCTTCTCGTCTACGGGATCGCCACAGGTGCCAGCGCACTGGTCGGCGGGCTCGCCGCGCTGCTGGTGCTGAGATTCATCGTCGGTCTCGGCCTCGGCGCCGAGCTTCCCGTTGCCTCCACCTATGTGAGCGAGTTCGCACCGGCGCGGATGCGGGGCCGACTCGTCGTGCTGCTCGAGGCCTTCTGGGCGATCGGTTGGACGGCGGCCGCCCTCATCGGCTACTTCGTGATTCCCGCGTCCGCTGATGGCTGGCGGTGGGCGTTCGCGCTCGGGGCAGTGCCGGCGGTTTATGCGCTCATCGTGCGCTGGGGCCTGCCGGAGTCGCCGCGCTGGCTCGCGTCCCGCGGCCGGTACACCGAAGCCGACGACATCGTGACCGCTCTGGAGCGGTCCGCGGGTCACCTGAGCACATCGCCGCCGCTGGTCGTGGCGCCCGTGGCGCCGGCCGCATCCGCCCGCGATCGACTCGCGGCTCTGTGGGCGCCCGGTCTCGGTCGCCGCACCGCGAGCCTCTGGATCGTCTGGTTCTGCGTGAACTTCTCGTACTACGGCGCGTTCATCTGGATTCCCACGATCCTTGTCTCGCAGGGCTACGACCTGGTGCGGTCGTTCGGCTTCACGCTGCTGATCACGCTCGCCCAGCTCCCCGGCTACCTCGTCGCCGCGTGGGCGATCGAGCGGTGGGGTCGGCGGATCACTCTTGTCGTGTTCCTCGCGGGGTCCGCCGTCTCCGCCGTGCTGTTCGGGGTATCGAGCGGGGAGGTCATGGTCATCGTCACCGGAATGTCGCTGTCCTTCTTCAATCTCGGGGCATGGGGTGCGCTGTACGCCGTGACTCCCGAGACCTACCCCACACCGCTGCGGGCGACCGGCAGCGGGTGGGCGGCCGGCATCGGACGAATCGCCTCCATCCTCGCCCCGCTGTCGGTGCCGCCGCTGCTCGCGCTCGGCGGCGCACCGCTCCTGTTCGTGGTGTTCGCCGCGTTCTTCGTGATCGCGGGGGCTGCGACCTTCGGTCTCGCCGACCGTCGTGGCCGCGCGCTCGATGAGCAGTCGCCGGCCCTAAGCTGA
- a CDS encoding helix-turn-helix transcriptional regulator: MLDSGHAAAADAPSDADPSSAPDDVTHALTHEPWLLTTQSIVSTSHEKWTDGVHDEHELIFSDSGVLTVEADGRLWVTPLGLGIWIPAGTTHHVTAEPGTSFYVTYFSADRVTVPWQIATGIGVTPVLRELLLANKNAELTTDVRMRIQQLVVDLLAPVRSATLDVHMPRSAELRAIAEKIAQNPADSGTSDEWGRTIGVSGRTVNRGFERETGSSLTQWRINVRMRRALIDIAAGQSVITVARNVGYTNSSTFIQLFRQATGHTPAAYFRSFGAATSGRRDDTPTQES, encoded by the coding sequence ATGCTTGATTCTGGACACGCAGCGGCGGCGGATGCACCATCCGACGCAGACCCGTCATCAGCGCCGGATGACGTGACGCATGCCCTGACCCACGAACCGTGGCTCCTGACGACGCAGTCGATCGTCAGCACCAGCCACGAGAAGTGGACCGACGGGGTGCACGATGAACACGAGCTGATCTTCTCCGATAGCGGCGTGCTGACCGTCGAAGCAGACGGACGGCTGTGGGTCACCCCGCTCGGACTGGGGATCTGGATCCCCGCCGGAACCACCCACCACGTCACGGCCGAACCCGGAACATCGTTCTACGTCACGTACTTCTCGGCCGATCGCGTCACCGTCCCGTGGCAGATCGCCACCGGGATCGGCGTCACACCGGTGCTGCGGGAACTGCTTCTCGCCAACAAGAACGCCGAGCTGACGACCGACGTGCGGATGCGGATCCAACAACTGGTCGTCGACCTGCTCGCGCCCGTCCGCTCCGCCACGCTCGACGTGCACATGCCCCGGAGCGCCGAGCTGAGGGCGATCGCGGAGAAGATCGCCCAGAACCCCGCCGACAGCGGCACGAGTGACGAGTGGGGCCGGACGATCGGGGTGAGCGGACGCACCGTGAACCGCGGGTTCGAGCGCGAAACCGGTTCGAGCCTGACGCAGTGGCGCATCAACGTGCGGATGCGGCGCGCCCTGATCGACATCGCCGCGGGCCAGTCCGTGATCACGGTCGCGCGGAACGTCGGGTACACCAACTCGAGCACCTTCATCCAACTCTTCCGACAGGCCACGGGCCACACGCCTGCCGCCTACTTCCGTTCCTTCGGCGCAGCGACCTCCGGCCGTCGCGACGACACCCCCACCCAGGAGAGCTGA
- a CDS encoding DUF6458 family protein — translation MSIGGGIALFVIGAILAFAINVDVPGVNLDLIGYILMGAGAVVFVIGIVLLARRRQTDTVTRTAVDPTAGERVTRRTTRSTDDTV, via the coding sequence GTGAGTATCGGTGGGGGCATCGCCCTATTCGTCATCGGAGCAATTCTCGCCTTCGCCATCAACGTCGATGTCCCGGGTGTGAACCTCGACCTGATCGGCTACATCCTGATGGGCGCCGGTGCGGTCGTCTTCGTCATCGGCATCGTGCTGCTCGCGCGTCGCCGCCAGACCGACACCGTGACCCGCACGGCCGTCGACCCGACCGCCGGTGAGCGCGTCACGCGCCGCACCACGCGTTCGACCGACGACACGGTGTGA
- a CDS encoding DUF885 domain-containing protein: MTEPSRIPTSIDEIAEEWVDTVAELAPTVATYIGRFEHNGRFGDYSPTGAERYAEAARAALERLDRAIPVDAIDAVTKEDLGRELRLDLELHAANASLRDLNVIASPAQDIRSAFDLMPTDTVEDWAVIAQRLGGVPAAIEGYIETLRAGIAAGVTPARRQVSEVATQIDRYTADNGFFAVFVADADPAEGHLPASLARELADQSGAARVAYDTLAQFLITELAPVASEEDAVGRELYALHSRRFLGATIDLDETYEWGVEELARMVAEQESIAHEILPGASVEEAVAYLESDDSRKLHGTDALREWMQATSDRAVAELGRTHFDIPEPIRRLECMIAPTQEGGIYYTGPTDDFSRPGRMWWSVPEGVTSFDTWRELTTVYHEGVPGHHLQIAQAVYNRGQLNSWRRLLAGTSGHAEGWALYAERLMEQLGYLDDPADRLGMLDGQRMRAARVVLDIGVHLKKPRLDGTGVWDHEYALDFMRRNVNMSDEFIQFEVNRYLGWPGQAPSYKVGQRIWEQIRDDTRAAQGDAFSIKDFHKRALDVGGVGLDTLRSALQS, encoded by the coding sequence ATGACGGAACCATCGCGCATCCCCACCTCGATCGATGAGATCGCCGAAGAGTGGGTCGACACCGTGGCAGAACTCGCCCCGACGGTCGCGACCTACATCGGCCGATTCGAGCACAACGGACGGTTCGGCGACTACTCGCCCACCGGTGCGGAGCGGTACGCCGAGGCAGCACGCGCGGCACTCGAGCGCCTCGACCGCGCCATCCCGGTCGACGCGATCGACGCGGTCACGAAAGAAGACCTGGGCCGCGAACTGCGACTGGATCTCGAGCTCCACGCGGCGAACGCGTCGCTGCGTGATCTGAACGTGATCGCCTCGCCCGCCCAAGACATCCGCTCGGCGTTCGACCTCATGCCGACCGACACGGTGGAGGACTGGGCCGTCATCGCCCAGCGCCTCGGCGGCGTTCCGGCAGCGATCGAGGGATACATCGAGACCCTGCGTGCCGGCATCGCTGCAGGCGTGACGCCGGCACGCCGCCAGGTGTCCGAGGTGGCGACGCAGATCGACCGGTACACCGCCGACAACGGCTTCTTCGCGGTGTTCGTGGCGGACGCGGACCCCGCCGAAGGTCACCTGCCTGCCTCGCTCGCACGGGAGCTCGCCGACCAGTCGGGAGCCGCACGCGTGGCGTACGACACGCTGGCCCAGTTCCTCATCACGGAGCTCGCCCCGGTCGCCTCCGAAGAGGATGCGGTCGGTCGCGAGCTCTACGCACTGCACTCCCGCCGTTTCCTCGGGGCGACGATCGACCTCGACGAGACGTACGAGTGGGGGGTCGAAGAACTCGCGCGCATGGTCGCCGAGCAGGAGTCGATCGCTCACGAGATCCTTCCGGGGGCTTCGGTCGAGGAGGCCGTGGCGTACCTCGAGTCCGACGATTCGCGCAAGCTGCACGGCACGGACGCGCTTCGCGAGTGGATGCAGGCGACCAGCGACCGGGCCGTCGCCGAGCTCGGCCGCACGCACTTCGACATCCCCGAGCCGATTCGCCGACTCGAGTGCATGATCGCGCCCACGCAGGAGGGCGGCATCTATTACACCGGCCCGACCGACGACTTCTCCCGCCCGGGACGCATGTGGTGGTCGGTTCCCGAGGGGGTCACGTCGTTCGACACCTGGCGGGAACTCACGACGGTCTATCACGAGGGCGTTCCCGGTCACCACCTGCAGATCGCGCAGGCCGTGTACAACCGCGGGCAGCTGAACTCGTGGCGCCGATTGCTCGCCGGCACGTCGGGTCACGCGGAGGGCTGGGCGCTCTACGCGGAACGACTGATGGAACAGCTCGGCTATCTCGATGACCCCGCCGATCGGCTGGGCATGCTGGATGGCCAGCGGATGCGGGCGGCCCGCGTCGTCCTCGATATCGGCGTGCACCTGAAGAAGCCGCGCCTGGACGGCACGGGCGTGTGGGACCACGAGTACGCCTTGGACTTCATGCGCCGCAACGTCAACATGTCCGACGAGTTCATCCAGTTCGAGGTCAACCGCTACCTCGGCTGGCCGGGACAGGCGCCGTCGTACAAGGTCGGTCAGCGCATCTGGGAGCAGATCCGAGACGACACCCGTGCGGCGCAGGGCGACGCGTTCTCAATCAAGGACTTCCACAAGCGCGCTCTCGATGTCGGCGGTGTGGGCCTGGACACCCTGCGGTCGGCGCTGCAGTCCTGA
- a CDS encoding SGNH/GDSL hydrolase family protein: MPAPSIRYVAIGDSFTEGVGDELPDGTVRGWADIVAQGWADAVGEPISYANLAIRGKLVWPIVEEQLEPALALRPTHLSFNGGGNDMLRPRTTIAHVADAFTRVLERCDAEGVRVILLSGANPSAHLPMGRLVQRRGDELSVAVVDRIAGRDDVFRALNWPDDELSRPDYWSEDRLHMNSRGHHRVAARVLTSLGHTPPHDWWSLTEEDRSVRLRGAAYYRTHVGPWVRRRLTGRSSGDGRLPKFGQWTPVSPVA, translated from the coding sequence GTGCCTGCACCCTCTATCCGCTACGTCGCGATCGGCGATTCATTCACCGAGGGCGTCGGCGACGAGCTGCCCGACGGGACCGTTCGCGGCTGGGCAGACATCGTCGCCCAGGGATGGGCGGATGCGGTGGGTGAGCCGATCTCATACGCGAACCTCGCCATCCGCGGGAAGCTCGTCTGGCCGATCGTCGAGGAGCAGCTCGAGCCCGCACTCGCGCTGCGCCCGACCCACCTGTCGTTCAACGGCGGGGGCAACGACATGCTCCGGCCGCGCACGACGATCGCTCACGTCGCCGACGCGTTCACGCGTGTGCTCGAGCGGTGCGACGCGGAAGGCGTCCGGGTGATCCTGTTGTCGGGCGCGAATCCGTCGGCCCACCTGCCGATGGGCCGCCTCGTGCAGCGCCGCGGCGACGAGCTCTCGGTGGCGGTCGTCGACCGGATCGCTGGCCGCGACGACGTGTTCCGCGCGTTGAACTGGCCCGACGACGAGCTTTCGCGGCCGGACTACTGGTCGGAAGACCGCTTGCACATGAACTCTCGTGGACACCACCGCGTCGCGGCGCGGGTGTTGACCTCTCTCGGCCACACTCCGCCGCACGACTGGTGGTCGCTGACCGAGGAGGACCGCTCGGTGCGGCTCCGCGGAGCCGCGTACTACCGCACTCACGTCGGCCCGTGGGTGCGTCGGCGTCTGACGGGTCGGTCCTCGGGCGACGGACGGCTGCCGAAGTTCGGGCAGTGGACGCCCGTGAGCCCCGTCGCCTGA
- a CDS encoding excinuclease ABC subunit UvrA: MTPAHESGVRVRGAREHNLRDVAVDIPRDALVAFTGVSGSGKSSLAFGTLYAESQRRYFESVAPYARRLIEQVGAPDVDAIDGLPPAVALPQQRSGGTARSTVGSATTIANVVRMLFSRVGTYPDGAPMLLAEDFSTNTVQGACPTCHGLGRVYDVPEELMVPDEGLSINDGALAAWPTAWHGKQLRDSLISLGYDLDIPWRDIAPDQREWLLYTDDSPQVPVFTDRPPAEVRRAVAAGLEPRYMSTFLGVRRYVLDTFANSKSARMRERAASFMVSVECPTCHGTRLKPDALAVTFEGSDITQVSSMTLDDLAALMRRVQEPDWIPSASVARGEALAPEQRLAAQRLISELLVRVTPLIDLGLGYLSLDRTTITLSSGELQRMRLATQVVSRLFGVVFVLDEPSAGLHPADTEALLRILGTLKDTGNTVFFVEHSVDVVRHADWIVDIGPGAGAAGGSVLYSGPLEGLRGVEQSVTRRYLFADADTPRTERRPRRSGDARLALENVSRNNLSELSVTFPLGALTAVTGVSGSGKSSLVSQALPDLLRESLASDVGESAAGETETASADDPLLGAAPIVTSGRATGPADRLRRVVQVSQKPIGRTPRSNVATYTGLFDRVRLLFAATPEARRRRYNASRFSFNLPSGRCPTCKGEGTMEVELLFLPTVQAPCATCGGSRYNPETLEIELAGHTIADVLSLSVTRAREVFADDPDVCRHLDALLDVGLGYVSLGQPATELSGGEAQRVKLASELRRATRGDTLYLLDEPTSGLHPADADRLITHLQHLVDGGNTVIIVEHDMRIVAEADWVIDMGPGAGAAGGTVVAEGTPESVAAHPSSPTGPYLTAALERRRSLRA; this comes from the coding sequence GTGACGCCCGCTCACGAGAGCGGTGTCCGCGTCCGTGGGGCGCGGGAGCATAATCTCCGGGATGTCGCGGTCGACATCCCGCGCGATGCGCTCGTTGCCTTCACGGGCGTTTCCGGTTCCGGAAAGAGCTCGCTCGCGTTCGGCACGCTGTACGCCGAGTCCCAACGCCGCTACTTCGAATCGGTCGCACCCTACGCAAGGCGTCTGATCGAGCAGGTCGGTGCGCCCGACGTCGATGCGATCGACGGCCTCCCGCCCGCGGTCGCCCTCCCGCAACAGCGCTCGGGCGGCACGGCACGATCGACGGTCGGCAGCGCCACCACCATCGCGAACGTCGTACGGATGCTGTTCTCCCGCGTCGGTACGTACCCGGATGGCGCGCCCATGCTGCTGGCAGAGGACTTCTCCACGAACACGGTGCAGGGCGCCTGCCCCACCTGCCACGGTCTCGGTCGCGTGTACGACGTGCCCGAAGAGCTCATGGTTCCCGACGAAGGGCTGTCGATCAACGACGGCGCGCTCGCGGCATGGCCGACCGCGTGGCACGGCAAGCAGCTCCGCGACAGTCTGATCTCACTCGGCTACGACCTCGACATCCCCTGGCGGGATATCGCGCCCGATCAGCGCGAATGGCTGCTCTACACGGATGATTCTCCGCAGGTGCCGGTCTTCACCGATCGCCCTCCGGCAGAGGTACGACGGGCGGTCGCCGCCGGGCTCGAACCGCGCTACATGAGCACGTTCCTGGGCGTAAGACGCTACGTGCTGGACACGTTCGCGAACTCGAAGAGCGCCCGGATGCGGGAACGCGCGGCCTCGTTCATGGTGAGCGTCGAGTGCCCGACCTGCCACGGCACTCGGCTGAAGCCCGACGCTCTCGCGGTCACCTTCGAGGGCAGTGACATCACGCAGGTGTCGTCGATGACGCTCGACGATCTGGCGGCGCTGATGCGTCGCGTGCAAGAGCCGGACTGGATCCCGAGCGCGTCCGTCGCTCGCGGTGAGGCGCTGGCCCCCGAGCAGCGTCTGGCGGCGCAGCGTCTCATCTCCGAGCTCCTCGTACGCGTGACCCCGCTCATCGACCTCGGGCTCGGATATCTCTCCCTCGACCGGACGACGATCACGTTGTCATCGGGGGAGCTCCAGCGCATGCGCCTCGCGACCCAGGTCGTTTCGCGATTGTTCGGCGTGGTCTTCGTCTTGGACGAGCCGTCCGCGGGGCTGCATCCGGCCGACACCGAGGCGCTGCTGCGAATCCTCGGCACGCTGAAGGACACCGGCAACACGGTCTTCTTCGTCGAGCATTCGGTCGACGTCGTCCGTCACGCGGACTGGATCGTCGACATCGGTCCGGGCGCCGGCGCGGCCGGCGGCTCGGTGCTGTACTCCGGTCCGCTGGAGGGCCTGCGCGGCGTCGAGCAGTCCGTCACCCGCCGTTATCTCTTCGCGGATGCGGACACCCCGCGGACTGAGCGCCGGCCCCGCCGGTCGGGTGACGCGCGCCTGGCGCTCGAGAACGTGAGCCGGAACAACCTGAGCGAGCTGTCGGTCACGTTCCCCCTCGGTGCGCTGACGGCGGTCACCGGAGTCTCGGGGTCCGGCAAGTCGAGCCTGGTGAGCCAGGCGCTTCCCGACCTCCTCCGCGAGAGTCTGGCCAGCGACGTGGGCGAGAGTGCCGCGGGCGAGACCGAGACAGCATCCGCCGACGATCCGTTGCTCGGTGCCGCACCGATTGTCACCTCCGGACGGGCGACCGGACCGGCGGATCGACTCCGCCGCGTTGTTCAGGTCAGCCAGAAGCCCATCGGCCGCACGCCCCGGTCGAATGTCGCGACCTACACCGGCCTGTTCGATCGAGTGCGATTGTTGTTCGCCGCAACGCCGGAAGCGCGCCGACGCCGCTACAACGCAAGTCGCTTCTCATTCAATCTGCCGAGTGGTCGCTGCCCCACGTGCAAGGGGGAGGGGACGATGGAGGTCGAGCTGCTCTTCCTGCCCACCGTGCAGGCACCGTGCGCGACGTGCGGCGGTTCACGGTACAACCCGGAGACGCTCGAGATCGAGCTGGCGGGGCACACGATCGCCGACGTCCTGTCGCTGAGCGTCACTCGTGCGCGCGAGGTCTTCGCGGACGACCCCGACGTGTGCCGCCACCTCGATGCGCTCCTCGACGTGGGCCTCGGGTACGTGTCGCTCGGTCAGCCGGCGACCGAGCTGTCCGGTGGTGAGGCGCAGCGCGTGAAGCTCGCGTCCGAGCTGCGTCGTGCCACCCGTGGCGACACGCTCTACCTTCTGGATGAACCGACCTCCGGGCTGCATCCCGCCGATGCCGACCGCTTGATCACCCACCTCCAGCACCTCGTCGACGGCGGCAACACGGTCATCATCGTCGAGCACGACATGCGCATCGTCGCGGAGGCCGACTGGGTCATCGACATGGGTCCCGGCGCGGGAGCGGCCGGCGGCACCGTGGTGGCCGAAGGCACGCCCGAGTCCGTCGCGGCGCACCCGTCGAGCCCGACCGGGCCGTACCTCACGGCGGCGCTCGAACGACGCAGATCGCTGCGGGCCTGA
- a CDS encoding LLM class flavin-dependent oxidoreductase → MSAAVEFGLDTFGDVTADESGALLTDAQTIRNVVDQAVLADEVGLSFFGVGEHHRREFAVSGPEIVLSAAAARTRNIHLGTAVTVLSSDDPVRLYERFATLDAISNGRAEVILGRGSFIESFPLFGFDLQDYEVLFEERLDLFSRLMNEKPVTWSGTTRAGLTNADIFPKTENGIRAWVGVGGSPESVLRTARYGFGLMLAIIGGPASSFRPYVDLFHRTLDGAGRDRLPVGVHSPGHIADTDQQAWDEAYPAMEVNRNAIGRDRGWPPYSRLQFQHDVGPGGAMYAGSPETVARKIAETVRTLKLDRFDLKFSNGTLSHERMLHSIELYGSKVVPLVRDMLADD, encoded by the coding sequence ATGAGCGCTGCAGTGGAGTTCGGGCTCGACACGTTCGGAGATGTCACCGCCGATGAGAGCGGCGCGCTGCTCACCGACGCGCAGACCATCCGGAACGTCGTCGACCAGGCGGTCCTCGCCGACGAGGTGGGGTTGTCGTTCTTCGGCGTGGGGGAGCACCACCGTCGGGAGTTCGCGGTGTCGGGCCCCGAGATTGTGCTGTCGGCGGCCGCGGCCCGCACCCGTAACATCCACCTGGGCACGGCGGTCACCGTGTTGTCCTCGGATGACCCGGTGCGACTGTACGAGCGGTTCGCGACGCTCGACGCCATCTCGAACGGGCGGGCCGAGGTGATCCTCGGGCGCGGGTCGTTCATCGAGTCCTTCCCGCTGTTCGGCTTCGACCTGCAGGACTACGAAGTGCTCTTCGAGGAGCGGCTCGATCTGTTCAGTCGGCTGATGAACGAGAAGCCGGTGACGTGGTCGGGAACCACCCGTGCCGGCCTCACAAACGCCGATATCTTCCCGAAGACCGAGAACGGCATCCGCGCGTGGGTCGGCGTGGGCGGGTCGCCCGAATCCGTGCTCCGCACGGCGCGCTACGGGTTCGGCCTCATGCTCGCCATCATCGGCGGACCCGCCTCCAGTTTCCGCCCGTACGTCGATCTCTTCCACCGCACTCTGGACGGTGCCGGCCGTGATCGTCTGCCGGTGGGCGTGCACTCGCCCGGGCACATCGCGGACACCGACCAGCAGGCCTGGGATGAGGCGTATCCGGCGATGGAGGTCAACCGCAACGCCATCGGCCGCGACCGCGGATGGCCGCCGTACAGCCGGCTGCAGTTCCAGCACGATGTCGGTCCGGGCGGCGCCATGTACGCCGGGTCGCCGGAGACCGTCGCGCGGAAGATCGCCGAGACCGTCCGCACGCTGAAACTCGACCGCTTCGACCTCAAGTTCTCGAACGGCACGTTGTCGCACGAGCGGATGCTGCACTCCATCGAGCTGTACGGGTCGAAGGTCGTCCCGCTTGTGCGCGACATGCTCGCCGACGACTGA